In Drosophila busckii strain San Diego stock center, stock number 13000-0081.31 chromosome 3R, ASM1175060v1, whole genome shotgun sequence, the sequence AGAGTATTTCATCgcatatatttaatcaaatcTCAACACAGTTTTCAAATGCGGCGGCCGCAGCAGCCGCCTCCGAAGTGATTGATGGCACCACCACATATCCCTATCCAGaagcaccaccaccaacagtTGCTACCAAACGTAAAAAGCCTGGTGAGTAATATTTAGCTGTATGTCGTGAACACCCTTAATGAAAGCTTGCCAAAAGCTTCAGTGTCGAACGCGCTTGACAAATCAATATAAGCTTTTTGCCTCAGTTTTATTCAACTCGTCGTACACACACAACAGGATAACAAATTAGTTCTTGAAAATTGCACTTTTAAAAGACAATTTTCCAATGTACAACATTGTAAGATATTTAATAAGTGTTTAAGCCTCGAAACACTTGGTAGTCCTGCATAATCTCCATCGTTGGAACGGAAATTCGCACGTAGGTTGAGCGTACACCCACGCAGCTTTCTCAATACgctcatttatttttctcGCGTATCCATTTGCAAAGTATTAAAATGCGTGGGTTAGTGGAGGATGCAAGGAAAACCAAGATGTCGCaggcgaacaacaacaataacagtatGGGTCGTATCAAAGCAACAACTGGAATGAGCGCAGGTACGTCCAGGCAAACGAAAGGCGCAATTAGGacaccaacaacaccaacCACACCATCAGTTGTCGCTAAGAAAACGCCGCAGGgtatgcagcaacaacaacaagttggcaAGCCCGTAAAAACGGGTGCGTCATCGACTGTAAGCTCCAGCGCAAAGTCAGCAGCGAAAGCACAAAAGGGTCAGAATCCACCACCACAAAAGCAGACAGCTGTTACCGGGAACACgacaacagtaacagcaacatcagcaacaccaacaccccCAACAAAACCACAGACAGTGCAATTGCAGccgtacaacaacaacaccagcagcaataacagcaacagcaacacaattGCTTTGCCAAAAGCGTCGCATGCCAATACTAGCGAGGAGTTGGCCGGCGGTGTGCAGGACACCATATATTTGTGCAACTTTCGTGTTTCTGTCGATGGTGAATGGCTGTGTCTGAAAGAGCTGCAGGATATTGATGTGGCCCATGGGCAAAAAACTGTTGGCGGCGGTGCAGCCCTAATTAACACTACAGTTGGTTCTGCGACTGCTGgaaatgctgctgctagtgctgGTAGCGGCGGGATAATGCGACGTCACCAATCATCAACTAATCATCAGTTTGGCCAACGGAACAGTAAACGCTTCTCGAGCTTGtcaacagccagcagcacacTTGAGGATAATGGTATTATGGCAATTGAAAATCTAATCGGTCGTCGTCTGTGCGATGTTGCACTCGCATCAGCACAGCCGCCACAGAAAAATGTGGGCCTTATTGGTGGCACACTTGCCGATTGGTCGCATCTCTGTAGGTTGCTTCTTACTCACCGTTTTCCTTTCGTTTCGTTAGCAAGCGTTCTTTGTTGCtcgtttttgttgtagttagCTAACTCTTTGATtatctttctttcttttttttttttggcatgttATTGCATTATTACACTTATGCCTTATGCACTTGAGTCCTCTGGTGTGATTATAGTCTCGAGGGTGCTCAAAGTTCATTTACGTCTAGGGCAGGCAGGCGGACTCTTGTACAATGAACTttattagaaaaataaaacttatttataaacataggaaaacaaaagcacactCGCAAACACTCGCACAAAAATCAAGCATTACAGCATTAGATATATTCAGCTTTAGCTCTCATTATCTATttcatcatcgtcgtcatctTCATCGTAAGTTGTCTCCCAGCTAGTTGCATGCCTTACAAGCGGCTATATTTCAGAAGAAAAATTTTTAAGTCTACATTTAAAAGATAGCGTTACTAGTTAGACCGATAAGATTGGGTAAAAATCTCCGTTGTatacaaagaaaaaatatgTACGATTCGAAGATGTAAATATCGAGTTGGTtttgaaatgatttttttaaGTCTGTGAAGTTCTTAATTGAATCTAATTTTAGCTTCAAGATCGCTAACTTTCTTAATGTTCATATATTGTTTACCTCTATTATTTGCTCAGTAGAAACTGAATCTTGCAATTTAGTTACAACACTCTTGGTTGAGTTGTCTGCCAATTCGCTTGCATCCCTCGCattgttattttctttaaaacCCGTCATTGAATATGCGCTTGTGTTGCTGTAAAGTGACATaataaatctaattaaatgagcttagaaaacaaattttgagtACTACCTGTGCTCTGCTAATATATGCTCCTGCCTGTCCTTGAAATTCTCTTCGATTAGGTTACGTTCAGTTCGCCTATTTGGCTGCTTCTTGTACAAGCTTCTCTCATTAGTCTCCTCACTTAGGCTGCTTTCGCTATTTGAAggttttggctgcttttagCTTTGGTTAGTCGTTTTGATTCGCATGTCGTGCATGTGTGCAGCTTACCCCACTGTGTAGTCGGCTGTTAGCCATGCCGCCCTCAGTCCTTTTGTGCAACACGGGCGTACTTTTTCTATGCAACATTAAGTCTGTAGTCTTGCTTGTTTTTAGCTCCAATGATTCATTCACTTTGTCTTTTACTATGCTggactttgctttttgcaagGAGCGCTTGTGCTCTACAGGAGCAATCTTCCGACTCTCCGCTTTAGCATAATAAACATTGCGCTTTTCTTTACTCGCTTTCAAAGGAATGAGCTTGCGATGAAACTGGCAGCCCAGTGAAGACGTAGATGTCATTGAATCGTCGTCGAAATCGTAGCTTGAAGCTGAAAATATGCATTGTAAcgcttgtaaacaaattttaatgtagcattgttgattttgtttaatCTATAAAAGTTCGGTAGCCAAACTACTTTCTATCGATACTACCGATACATTGTCAACAACACTTCTTTAGAGCTTACCACCACCTTGTTGCCTGGCTTGGGGCATCAGCTTTTCCCTATCTTTGTAACTAAGTCGCTCCCGTCTACTGCTAACTAAGCTCATGCCTGGACTCAGGTGCGGACTGGACAGCAGACGTCTCTTTTCAGTTTCCACAAACTGTTGCTTTTTACCAAACAGCGCGCCCCAACAGCTCTTTTTGTGTCTATCTTCTTTTGCCGCAGCCTCCACATCAGTTTTTTCCTCAGCTTCAACCGGTGCAGGGGGCTCTTTCTCCTTTGGAGGGGGCGGTGGAGCTGATTGTGGCGGCGGTAATCTACGTCGTTTGCTATTTCTAAagacacagcaacaaataatgatgagcaatagcagcaacagcaatgctaAACCAACAGCTATATAGGTGACATAGTTGTCATCATCGCAATCAATACACTGGTCGCCGCTTGAACTCAATTGTAGTTTTTGGTCGGGCGTAGATGTAGCATCAGATTGCTGTTGAGATTGGGGATCTTCTGCTTGTGCGGAACGGCTCTTCTTCCCGGACTTTATCTTTGATTTCTGCCTTtctttagatttattttctaCTTGGGTGCTATTTGTTGTCATGTGCTGCGTTTTATTGTTGCCTTTGACCGGCTTAAAGTTGTCGCTGTCATCAGCGCCTTGTGGATAGTCCTCGCATAAAAGGTTCTCTTTAGGCTGCTCGTCAGCTGGCATTGCTGTAACACGCGTGCATTGTGGCGATCCCAAAGTTTCATAGATTTGTATAACACCGCCAAGGCCTGGATAAAACATTTCGTCTCTGTAGTGCAGCTCCAGGGCTTCTCTAATCCAAGCGCGCAACTTCATATTGTAGACTTTCGAGCTGATACCCTGAAAGCGATAGCATTCACTTACAGTTTTGAAAAACTTGACCAATATGTGCTCTGAGCTAGGTGAGCGTAGGTTGTAGATGCGCCGCTGCTTGAATGGCAAGAATATGTTGGTCAACAAGCCATCGCTATCGACTGTTTCCAAGCGTGGCAGCGGCACTATCATCAAATCGCTCTGCACATCCTCATTGATGCAGGATTGATCCAGCATAGCACAACTGCTGGC encodes:
- the LOC108603395 gene encoding uncharacterized protein LOC108603395 isoform X1 gives rise to the protein MNICVLFALLLLLAPGGCPIYSIDLSTLEVPNDFQNELTLQSMLSSELHQYRNKLNEESQRQTQQSDIEERIKATYAATDPKHKISTSLGTAPTKLTRRASDSLTFMGTNLFGNYLKNCFSAEDIALISARRDFEALLPKSYPITLLNDRIVYAIMKYFNTVNQIVLRKSHPDTKPLLQRAFYDAFGSYLHYYLLPVAQVSYYAGKIKLCTVERLVKLYRQCKLLLNTNGNNWKTPSQNILSQLHEVHIEHIALKRNDNCEQDASSCAMLDQSCINEDVQSDLMIVPLPRLETVDSDGLLTNIFLPFKQRRIYNLRSPSSEHILVKFFKTVSECYRFQGISSKVYNMKLRAWIREALELHYRDEMFYPGLGGVIQIYETLGSPQCTRVTAMPADEQPKENLLCEDYPQGADDSDNFKPVKGNNKTQHMTTNSTQVENKSKERQKSKIKSGKKSRSAQAEDPQSQQQSDATSTPDQKLQLSSSGDQCIDCDDDNYVTYIAVGLALLLLLLLIIICCCVFRNSKRRRLPPPQSAPPPPPKEKEPPAPVEAEEKTDVEAAAKEDRHKKSCWGALFGKKQQFVETEKRRLLSSPHLSPGMSLVSSRRERLSYKDREKLMPQARQQGGASSYDFDDDSMTSTSSLGCQFHRKLIPLKASKEKRNVYYAKAESRKIAPVEHKRSLQKAKSSIVKDKVNESLELKTSKTTDLMLHRKSTPVLHKRTEGGMANSRLHSGPKPSNSESSLSEETNERSLYKKQPNRRTERNLIEENFKDRQEHILAEHSNTSAYSMTGFKENNNARDASELADNSTKSVVTKLQDSVSTEQIIEPLVRHATSWETTYDEDDDDDEIDNES
- the LOC108603395 gene encoding uncharacterized protein LOC108603395 isoform X3; this encodes MNICVLFALLLLLAPGGCPIYSIDLSTLEVPNDFQNELTLQSMLSSELHQYRNKLNEESQRQTQQSDIEERIKATYAATDPKHKISTSLGTAPTKLTRRASDSLTFMGTNLFGNYLKNCFSAEDIALISARRDFEALLPKSYPITLLNDRIVYAIMKYFNTVNQIVLRKSHPDTKPLLQRAFYDAFGSYLHYYLLPVAQVSYYAGKIKLCTVERLVKLYRQCKLLLNTNGNNWKTPSQNILSQLHEVHIEHIALKRNDNCEQDASSCAMLDQSCINEDVQSDLMIVPLPRLETVDSDGLLTNIFLPFKQRRIYNLRSPSSEHILVKFFKTVSECYRFQGISSKVYNMKLRAWIREALELHYRDEMFYPGLGGVIQIYETLGSPQCTRVTAMPADEQPKENLLCEDYPQGADDSDNFKPVKGNNKTQHMTTNSTQVENKSKERQKSKIKSGKKSRSAQAEDPQSQQQSDATSTPDQKLQLSSSGDQCIDCDDDNYVTYIAVGLALLLLLLLIIICCCVFRNSKRRRLPPPQSAPPPPPKEKEPPAPVEAEEKTDVEAAAKEDRHKKSCWGALFGKKQQFVETEKRRLLSSPHLSPGMSLVSSRRERLSYKDREKLMPQARQQGGASSYDFDDDSMTSTSSLGCQFHRKLIPLKASKEKRNVYYAKAESRKIAPVEHKRSLQKAKSSIVKDKVNESLELKTSKTTDLMLHRKSTPVLHKRTEGGMANSRLHSGRKQPK
- the LOC108603395 gene encoding uncharacterized protein LOC108603395 isoform X2, translated to MNICVLFALLLLLAPGGCPIYSIDLSTLEVPNDFQNELTLQSMLSSELHQYRNKLNEESQRQTQQSDIEERIKATYAATDPKHKISTSLGTAPTKLTRRASDSLTFMGTNLFGNYLKNCFSAEDIALISARRDFEALLPKSYPITLLNDRIVYAIMKYFNTVNQIVLRKSHPDTKPLLQRAFYDAFGSYLHYYLLPVAQVSYYAGKIKLCTVERLVKLYRQCKLLLNTNGNNWKTPSQNILSQLHEVHIEHIALKRNDNCEQDASSCAMLDQSCINEDVQSDLMIVPLPRLETVDSDGLLTNIFLPFKQRRIYNLRSPSSEHILVKFFKTVSECYRFQGISSKVYNMKLRAWIREALELHYRDEMFYPGLGGVIQIYETLGSPQCTRVTAMPADEQPKENLLCEDYPQGADDSDNFKPVKGNNKTQHMTTNSTQVENKSKERQKSKIKSGKKSRSAQAEDPQSQQQSDATSTPDQKLQLSSSGDQCIDCDDDNYVTYIAVGLALLLLLLLIIICCCVFRNSKRRRLPPPQSAPPPPPKEKEPPAPVEAEEKTDVEAAAKEDRHKKSCWGALFGKKQQFVETEKRRLLSSPHLSPGMSLVSSRRERLSYKDREKLMPQARQQASSYDFDDDSMTSTSSLGCQFHRKLIPLKASKEKRNVYYAKAESRKIAPVEHKRSLQKAKSSIVKDKVNESLELKTSKTTDLMLHRKSTPVLHKRTEGGMANSRLHSGPKPSNSESSLSEETNERSLYKKQPNRRTERNLIEENFKDRQEHILAEHSNTSAYSMTGFKENNNARDASELADNSTKSVVTKLQDSVSTEQIIEPLVRHATSWETTYDEDDDDDEIDNES